In Theileria parva strain Muguga chromosome 4 map unlocalized ctg_529, whole genome shotgun sequence, one DNA window encodes the following:
- a CDS encoding Protein kinase domain protein: MTGENNHDESIDYKKQQIVNPSKYSTDSKLKPEESNFEDTQYYSTENLNDFNDIVDSLSNINVYSDTRSSQDLMSVTWSGKTSNLNSFDNSNISDSENLYNTSGFNTNSNDNDRTYSLLSSSFPDSVSSDHLHSDDYQKCIQSSSLSDWKPSGTESMSSSPNTSSTSKYSCDSYYRQSPSQTDPNNYMNLKFHMGSFRTGGTQNFDIFTPDTVSDANHKLYSPMDSMYKTPTTHEDYESKCVYEQNNLNEHGNYENNVLEAKPKSSHSFDYQEHSPLSNDNNSYYSRDNGSCGQYEINMSDSEDSNSYVPGGYHPVAIGEVYNNRYKIEAKLGWGYFSTVWLASDLASGPDTFVALKFQRSAKMYTDAVLDEIDLLNTVINGKNSNEWVSTSTVYSKLLGQNYNPSNGVVSYLDNFMVTGPNGMHICVVFEVMGPNILTLIKLYRFQGIPIPLVKKIATHVLLGLDYLHRVCKIIHTDIKPENILITSPLNLYKHSLEQNHKSGNKSNLSNERYNLPGLSFGRVDLNNCVREQNGIGNENDLSYIKNLVRPCYSDPTLTTSYDHSYALQETLLRRPYHHITWNMMKNVDRNLNKSHYHPSVLTSIGLNQFGVRRTRIRTSNGFVQIKPHTLEQFNDPQTIYKICDLGNACWIDKHFTEEIQTRQYRSPEAILNIGYNHLADIWSLACVIFELITGDYLFDPNGKEAVQRDSNHLLLIVELLGQIPNYMIQNSKKAKNLSFNQINKIKRWPLESVLIKKYNMDKKEASEISNFLSCMLRINPSERHTAQQLLSHKWLKE; the protein is encoded by the exons ATGACGGGAGAAAACAATCACGATGAGTCTATAGATTATAAGAAGCAACAAATAGTAAATCCATCAAAATATTCAACAGATTCCAAATTAAAGCCTGAAGAAAGTAATTTCGAAGACACTCAATATTATTCCACTGAAAACCTAAACGATTTTAACGATATCGTCGATTCATTGTCAAATATTAACGTATATTCAGATACGAGATCAAGCCAGGATCTTATGTCAGTCACATGGTCAGGAAAGacatcaaatttaaactcaTTTGATAATTCAAACATTTCTGACtctgaaaatttatataatacctCGGGATTTAACACTAACTCTAACGATAACGACCGTACATATAGCCTACTGTCATCTTCATTTCCAGATTCAGTCTCTAGTGATCATTTACACTCGGACGACTACCAAAAGTGCATTCAAAGCTCTTCTTTATCTGATTGGAAGCCATCAGGCACCGAGTCAATGAGTTCTAGCCCAAATACATCAAGTACAAGCAAATATTCTTGTGACTCGTATTATCGCCAATCCCCTTCACAAACAGATCCCAACAATTATATGAACTTGAAATTCCACATGGGATCTTTCAGAACTGGGGGCACTCAGAATTTCGATATATTCACACCGGATACAGTCTCTGACGCTAATCACAAGCTATACTCACCCATGGATTCCATGTACAAGACTCCGACCACACATGAAGACTATGAATCCAAGTGTGTTTATGAACAAAACAACTTAAATGAACATGGCAACTATGAGAACAATGTGTTAGAAGCAAAACCAAAGTCATCACACTCATTCGACTACCAAGAACACTCACCCTTATCCAATGATAACAATTCTTATTATTCGAGGGATAACGGAAGTTGTGGACAGTATGAGATAAACATGAGTGATAGCGAGGACTCAAATAGCTATGTTCCAGGGGGATACCATCCAGTGGCCATTGGAGAAGTGTATAACAACAGGTACAAAATTGAAGCGAAGTTAGGCTGGGGGTATTTTAGCACAGTTTGGCTCGCATCAGACTTAGCCTCAGGCCCGGATACCTTTGTTGCACTAAAGTTCCAGAGAAGCGCAAAGATGTACACAGATGCAGTGCTCGATGAGATTGACCTTCTCAACACCGTGATTAACGGAAAGAACAGTAACGAGTGGGTGAGCACCAGCACAGTCTACAGTAAACTACTAGGCCAAAATTACAACCCCTCAAATGGAGTAGTTTCATATCTGGACAACTTTATGGTAACAGGGCCTAATGGAATGCACATATGTGTGGTTTTTGAGGTTATGGGACCTAATATCCTGACCCTGATCAAGCTTTACAGGTTCCAAGGCATACCAATCCCACTGGTTAAAAAAATCGCCACACATGTGTTGCTGGGTTTAGATTATTTACACAGAGTTTGCAAAATCATACACACTGACATAAAGCCGGAAAACATACTGATCACATCTCCACTAAACTTGTATAAGCACTCCTTAGAACAAAATCACAAGTCAGGCAACAAAAGTAATCTCTCTAATGAGCGTTACAACTTGCCAGGTCTTTCCTTTGGAAGAGTTGATTTGAATAATTGTGTTCGAGAGCAAAACGGAATTGGAAACGAAAATGACCTTTCCTACATAAAAAACCTGGTTCGACCATGCTACAGTGATCCCACCCTTACAACTAGTTATGACCATAGCTATGCACTACAAGAAACACTTCTGAGGAGACCATATCACCATATAACCTGGAACATGATGAAAAACGTTGACCGAAACCTTAACAAATCCCACTATCATCCATCAGTCCTGACATCCATTGGACTTAACCAATTTGGAGTAAGAAGAACTAGGATTAGAACCTCCAATGGATTTGTTCAAATCAAACCTCATACCCTAGAACAGTTTAACGATCCACaaactatatataaaatatgtgaCCTTG gAAATGCTTGTTGGATTGATAAACACTTCACTGAGGAGATTCAAACCAGACAATACAGATCACCAGAAGCTATACTGAATATag GTTATAATCATCTGGCTGACATATGGTCTCTTGCATGCGTCATATTCGAACTCATTACAGGAGATTACCTCTTTGACCCCAATGGCAAAGAAGCAGTTCAACGAGACTCAAATCACTTGCTACTG ATTGTGGAATTGCTTGGACAGATACCCAACTACATGATACAAAACAGTAAAAAGGCCAAG aatttgtCGTTCAACCAAATCAACAAGATTAAGAGGTGGCCGTTGGAATCAGTTCTGATCAAAAAGTATAATATGGACAAGAAGGAAGCCTCCGAAATATCAAACTTCCTATCATGCATGCTCAGAATTAACCCATCGGAGCGACACACAGCTCAACAACTGCTCTCCCATAAGTGGCTgaaagaataa
- the RAB1A gene encoding GTP-binding protein ypt2, protein MASSCKDYDYLFKLVLIGDSGVGKSCLLLRFADDSFTDSYITTIGVDFRFRTLFVKDKRVKLQIWDTAGQERFRTITSTYYRGADGIIMVYDITDKSSFEHINDWLTEVNKYSSEDTCKLLLGNKSDMEDSRDVSATDVQRLSEVIEVPAMDVSAKTGHNIDKAFYSITEKLVSLKMESDHDVTDLRTISLQNTYNDYLKRVKNMKCCNQ, encoded by the exons atggCGTCTTCTTGTAAGGACTA TGATTATCTCTTCAAACTCGTTCTCATCGGTGATAGTGGCGTTGGAAAGTCCTGTCTGCTGCTCAGATTTGCc GACGATTCCTTTACTGACAGTTACATCACTACTATCGGCGTAGACTTT aGGTTTAGAACCTTATTTGTCAAAGATAAACGTGTTAAACTTCAAATC TGGGATACTGCCGGCCAGGAGAGGTTCCGCACTATTACAAGCACGTACTACCGTGGAGCTGATGGTATTATTATGGTTTATGACATCACTGATAAG TCTTCTTTTGAACACATCAATGACTGGCTCACTGAAGTCAACAAATACTCCTCTGAGGATACCTGTAAGCTCCTCCTTGGCAACAAATCTGACATGGAAGACAGCAGAGACGTTAGTGCCACTGACGTTCAG cgTCTTTCTGAGGTCATTGAGGTCCCTGCCATGGACGTTTCCGCCAAAACTGGTCATAACATTGACAAG GCATTTTACTCCATTACTGAGAAGCTCGTAAGCTTAAAAAT ggAATCTGACCATGATGTTACTGATTTAAGGACTATTTCTCTTCAGAACACTTACAATG ATTACCTTAAACGTGTTAAAAACATGAAATGCTGTAATCAATGA